CGAGTAGCCGAGCTGGAACTCCAGCTGCGTCGGGCCCTTGGGGAGGACCCGGTAACCCACACCGACGATTTCGAGCTTCTTCTCGTACCCCTCGGTCACGCCCACCACCATGTTGTTGATCAGGGTGCGGGTCAGTCCGTGGAGCGAGCGGCTGATGCGGTTGTCGTCGGGGCGCTTGACCTCGAGGACGCCGTCATCACCCTTGTCTACGGTGATCGGGGCTGCGACGGAGTGCGCGAGCGTGCCCTTGGGACCCTTGACGGTCACCAGGGAGTTGTCGATCTGCACGTCCACCGCGGCCGGGACCGTGATCGGGAGCTTGCCGATTCGCGACATGTTCTTCTCTCCTTCTCTGGTCTCGGATTACCAGACGTAGGCGAGGACTTCCCCACCCACGCCCTTCTTGTTTGCCTGGCGGTCGGTCAGCAGTCCCTGGCTCGTCGAGATGATCGCGACGCCCAGTCCGCCGAGCACCTTCGGGAGACCCGTGTGCTTGGCGTAGACCCGGAGGCCGGGCTTGCTGATGCGGCGAACGCCTGCAATGGAGCGCTCTCGGTTGCGGCCGTACTTGAGGGTGATGCTGAGCTTCTTGCCCACTTCGCCCTCTGCCGGCTCGGCGACGTCGTAGGAGGCGATGTAGCCCTCCTGCTGGAGGATCTCCGCGACGCCTTCCTTGAGCTTGCTGTACGGCATCGACACATCGTCGTGGAACGCCTGGTTGGCGTTGCGCAGACGCGTGAGCATGTCTGCGATCGGGTCAGTCATCGTCATGGTGTGGCCGTTTCTCTCTTCTGTGGTTTCCCGCCCGGGGGCGAGACCTTCAGCGGTTGTGGTGGTGAATGATCACCACGAGGACTTGGTGACGCCGGGCAGCTCGCCGCGGTGAGCCATCTCGCGCAGGCAGATACGGCACAGGCCGAACTTGCGGTAGACAGCCTTGGGACGGCCGCAGCGCTGGCAGCGGGTGTAGCCGCGCACAGCGAACTTCGGCTTGCGGGCGGCCTTGACCCTGAGTGCAGTCTTCGCCATGTCAGTTCTCCTTGAACGGGAAGCCGAGCTGCTTGAGCAGCGCGCGGCCCTCGTCGTCGTTGGTGGCGGTGGTCACGATGGTGATGTCCATGCCACGCGACCGGTCGATCCTGTCCTGGTCGATCTCGTGGAACATGACCTGCTCGGTCAGACCGAACGTGTAGTTGCCGCGGCCGTCGAACTGCTTGGGCGAGAGCCCGCGGAAGTCGCGGATACGCGGCAGGGCGAGCGAGAGCAGGCGGTCGAGGAACTCCCACATGCGGTCGCCGCGCAGCGTGACGTGAGCGCCGATCGGCATGCCCTCACGCAGCTTGAACTGCGCGATGGACTTGCGGGCCTTCGTGACGAACGGCTTCTGGCCGGTGATCGCGGTGAGGTCCTTGATGGCACCCTCGATCAGCTTCGAGTCGCGAGCAGCCTCGCCGACACCCATGTTGACCACGATCTTGGTCAGGCCGGGCACCTGCATGACGTTCTTGATCTCGAACTCAGACTGCAGCGCGGGGATGATCTCCTCGCGGTAGCGGGCCTTGAGTCGGGGAGCGGTAGTGGTCTCAGCCATCTCAGATGTCCTTCCCGGACTTGCGCGAGATCCGGACACTGCGCTGGGCGGTGTACTCGGACCCGTCAGGGCGGCGCTTGGTGACCTCGTCGCGGCGGAAGCCGATGCGGGTGACGCCGTCACCCTCGACCAGCATCACGTTGGAGACGTGGATCGGGGCCTCGGCGGTGATGATGCCGCCGGTGGTGCCGGCGCGACCGCCCTGGTTCTGGACCTTGGTGTGCCGCTTGATGCGGTTGACACCCTCGACGAGGACCCGCTGCTCCTCACGAAGCACCTGGATAACCTTGCCTTCGGCGCCCTTGTCCTTGCCGGCGATGACCTTGACGGTGTCGCCCTTCTTGATGCTCACAGAGTTCTTCTTCGGCTTGCTCTGGTGGTTACTCATCACAGCACCTCCGGGGCCAAAGAGATGATCTTCATGAACTTCTTCTCGCGCAGCTCGCGGCCGACCGGGCCGAAGATGCGGGTGCCTCGCGGCTCGCCATCGCTCTTGAGGATGACGGCAGCGTTCTCGTCGAAGCGGATGTAGGAGCCGTCTGGACGACGACGCTCCTTGACCGTTCGCACGATGACCGCCTTGACGACGTCACCCTTCTTCACGTTGCCACCGGGGATCGCGTCCTTCACGGTGGCGACGATCGTGTCGCCGATGCCGGCGTAGCGACGACCAGAGCCACCGAGAACACGGATGCAAAGGATCTCCTTCGCACCGGTGTTGTCGGCGACCTTGAGTCGCGACTCCTGCTGGATCATTGGTTTCTCCTGGTTGTCGAGCTGGTTCTCGCCGCCCTCCCGGGCGGACGAGCCTTGCCGAACTTGTTATGGAAATCGTGGGGCCGGGCGGCCAGGGGTTCACACCCCTGGATCACTTGGCCTTCTCGAGGACCTCGATGACGCGCCAGCGCTTCGTTGCGGACAGGGGACGGGTCTCCATGATCCGGACCCGGTCGCCGATGCCGCACTCGTTAGTCTCGTCGTGCGCCTTCAGCTTGGACGTACGCCGCATGACCTTGCCGTAGAGCGCGTGCTTGACGCGGTCCTCGACGGTCACGACGATCGTCTTGTCCATCTTGTCGCTGACGACGAGACCCTCGCGGACCTTGCGCGCCTTGCGCTGCTCGACCTTCTCGGTGCCGTCGCTCATGCGGACGCCTCTTCCTTGTTGCTCGCACCCGGGGTGGACCTGATGCCGAGCTCGCGCTCACGCACCACGGTGTAGATCCGGGCAATGTCCTTCTTGACCGTGCGGAGGCGGCCGTGGCTCTCCAGCTGGCCGGTGGCCGCCTGGAACCGCAGGTTGAACAGCTCCTCCTTGGCCTCGCGCAGCTTGGCCTCGAGGTCGGAAGCGTTCATGTCATCGAGCTCGAATGCGCTCAACTTGTCGCTCATCAGAATTCACCAGCCTCGCGGGAGATGAACCGGCACTTCAGGGGCAGCTTGTGCATCGCGCGGCGCATGGCCTCGCGAGCGGTCACCTCGTCCACACCGGAAAGTTCGAACATGACGCGGCCGGGCTTAACGTTCGCCACCCACCACTCGGGTGAACCCTTACCGGAACCCATGCGGGTCTCGGCAGGCTTCTTGGTCAGCGGCCGGTCCGGGTAGATGTTGATCCAGACCTTTCCGCCTCGCTTGATGTGGCGGGTCATGGCGATACGTGCCGACTCGATCTGTCGGTTGGTCACGTAGGAGCCTTCGAGCGCCTGGATACCGAAGTCGCCGAAGGCGAGCTTCGTTCCGCCCTTGGCGGCACCGGTCCGGTTGGGGTGGTGCTGCTTGCGGTGTTTGACACGACGGGGCATCAACATGGGTCAGGCCTCCCCAGTGGTCGAAGTGGTCGCAACCTCGGCGGCCGGGGCCTCGGTCGCTGCCGGAGCAGCGGCCTCGGCGGGCGCGTCGGTGCGAGGGGCAGCAGCGCCGCGGTCACCGCGGGTGCCACGACTCGGGCGCTCGCCGCCACGGCTGGGGCGTCCGCCACCAGCGCCGCCGGCGCCACCGCGACCCGGAGCACCGGCGCGGGCGGCCTGCTGGGCCTGACGCTCGGCGCGGGTTGCGGCAACCTCGCCCTTGTAGATCCAGACCTTCACGCCGATGCGACCGAAGGTCGTCTTGGCCTCGTAGAAGCCGTAGTCGATGTCGGCACGCAGGGTGTGCAGCGGCACGCGGCCCTCACGGTAGAACTCCGTGCGGGACATTTCGGCACCGTTGAGACGGCCCGAGCACTGGATCCGAATGCCCTTGGCACCGGAGCGCATCGAGGTCTGCATCGCCTTGCGCATGGCACGACGGAACTGCACACGACCTGTCAGCTGCTCGGCCACGCCCTGGGCAACCAGCTGCGCGTCGATCTCGGGGTTCTTGACCTCGAGGATGTTCAGCTGGACCTGCTTGCCGGTGAGCTTCTCGAGCTCTCCGCGGATGCGGTCGGCCTCGGCGCCACGGCGACCGATCACGATGCCGGGACGCGCGGTGTGGATGTCCACACGGACGCGGTCACGGGTGCGCTCGATCTCGACCTTGGAGATGCCGGCCCGCTCCATGCCCTTGGAGAGCAGCTTGCGGATCGCGACGTCCTCGCCGACGTACGCCTTGTAGAGCTTGTCGGCGTACCAGCGGCTCTTGTGGTCGGTGGAGATGCCCAGGCGGAAGCCATTCGGGTTGATCTTCTGGCCCATCAGGCGGTCCGTCCCTTCTTCTCGGTCTTCTGCACGGCGACGACATCAGCCGGCTGAACGACCAGGGTGATGTGGCTGGTGCGCTTGTTGATGCGCGTGGCGCGGCCCTGTGCTCGCGGACGCCACCGCTTCATGGTGGGGCCCTCGTCGACGCGGGCGACGGAGACGACCAGGCCGCTCGCGGAGAGGCC
This is a stretch of genomic DNA from Nocardioides sp. InS609-2. It encodes these proteins:
- the rplF gene encoding 50S ribosomal protein L6, which gives rise to MSRIGKLPITVPAAVDVQIDNSLVTVKGPKGTLAHSVAAPITVDKGDDGVLEVKRPDDNRISRSLHGLTRTLINNMVVGVTEGYEKKLEIVGVGYRVLPKGPTQLEFQLGYSHSITFDAPEGITFTVDGPTKLGVVGIDKQLVGEVAAKIRKLRKPEPYKGKGVRYSGEHIRRKVGKAGK
- the rpsH gene encoding 30S ribosomal protein S8, with the protein product MTMTDPIADMLTRLRNANQAFHDDVSMPYSKLKEGVAEILQQEGYIASYDVAEPAEGEVGKKLSITLKYGRNRERSIAGVRRISKPGLRVYAKHTGLPKVLGGLGVAIISTSQGLLTDRQANKKGVGGEVLAYVW
- a CDS encoding type Z 30S ribosomal protein S14 — encoded protein: MAKTALRVKAARKPKFAVRGYTRCQRCGRPKAVYRKFGLCRICLREMAHRGELPGVTKSSW
- the rplE gene encoding 50S ribosomal protein L5, whose amino-acid sequence is MAETTTAPRLKARYREEIIPALQSEFEIKNVMQVPGLTKIVVNMGVGEAARDSKLIEGAIKDLTAITGQKPFVTKARKSIAQFKLREGMPIGAHVTLRGDRMWEFLDRLLSLALPRIRDFRGLSPKQFDGRGNYTFGLTEQVMFHEIDQDRIDRSRGMDITIVTTATNDDEGRALLKQLGFPFKEN
- the rplX gene encoding 50S ribosomal protein L24, which translates into the protein MSNHQSKPKKNSVSIKKGDTVKVIAGKDKGAEGKVIQVLREEQRVLVEGVNRIKRHTKVQNQGGRAGTTGGIITAEAPIHVSNVMLVEGDGVTRIGFRRDEVTKRRPDGSEYTAQRSVRISRKSGKDI
- the rplN gene encoding 50S ribosomal protein L14, translating into MIQQESRLKVADNTGAKEILCIRVLGGSGRRYAGIGDTIVATVKDAIPGGNVKKGDVVKAVIVRTVKERRRPDGSYIRFDENAAVILKSDGEPRGTRIFGPVGRELREKKFMKIISLAPEVL
- the rpsQ gene encoding 30S ribosomal protein S17, with the translated sequence MSDGTEKVEQRKARKVREGLVVSDKMDKTIVVTVEDRVKHALYGKVMRRTSKLKAHDETNECGIGDRVRIMETRPLSATKRWRVIEVLEKAK
- the rpmC gene encoding 50S ribosomal protein L29 → MSDKLSAFELDDMNASDLEAKLREAKEELFNLRFQAATGQLESHGRLRTVKKDIARIYTVVRERELGIRSTPGASNKEEASA
- the rplP gene encoding 50S ribosomal protein L16; this translates as MLMPRRVKHRKQHHPNRTGAAKGGTKLAFGDFGIQALEGSYVTNRQIESARIAMTRHIKRGGKVWINIYPDRPLTKKPAETRMGSGKGSPEWWVANVKPGRVMFELSGVDEVTAREAMRRAMHKLPLKCRFISREAGEF
- the rpsC gene encoding 30S ribosomal protein S3; amino-acid sequence: MGQKINPNGFRLGISTDHKSRWYADKLYKAYVGEDVAIRKLLSKGMERAGISKVEIERTRDRVRVDIHTARPGIVIGRRGAEADRIRGELEKLTGKQVQLNILEVKNPEIDAQLVAQGVAEQLTGRVQFRRAMRKAMQTSMRSGAKGIRIQCSGRLNGAEMSRTEFYREGRVPLHTLRADIDYGFYEAKTTFGRIGVKVWIYKGEVAATRAERQAQQAARAGAPGRGGAGGAGGGRPSRGGERPSRGTRGDRGAAAPRTDAPAEAAAPAATEAPAAEVATTSTTGEA